From the genome of Bicyclus anynana chromosome 26, ilBicAnyn1.1, whole genome shotgun sequence:
GTTACTTCCTACCGTGCTATATTATGCGTTCTAATTGCTTGATTTTTGGTTAGTATAGAACTTTTATAACTTTTTCatccataaatatattattctcgacttcaaaattaaaatgaacatattCTTAAACAATACGCTATAGTCGTTAAAAGGAAATGATTCAACAAACAGTCtggtatcttaatatataaatgctaaaggtcattcatcacgaattctcgaaaaccgcttgatgtacgaagttgaaatttggcaaggaagTAAGTCTATAGTTActagatgtccgctaagaacggattttacgatagggccggattaaggaagtcGAAAGGTAGACTAAGTCGCGGCAGTCcgttaatttaatgtaattggGCTGAATTTAACGTGACGTGATAAGATGATAATTCAAACATTTTTGAATCAGTAACGATGATACCTGCATACAATAGGAATTCTTAATctgtatattaaattatgttgTTTGAACTTTTGAAGTGGAATACGAAAATACAGTAATTATTCCTTTTGTTTGTAGGTGGTCGTCAGTTAAACGcgaaaaaagaaataactatCCATTTGGACGAGAGtacggtaaagaaaaataaaaagcagaGAGTTAAAATAGAGTTCATAAAAATAGACAGTATATCGGAGCGTAAACATAGAAAAACAGAAGAGAATAGTGACGTACCTGTACGCGAGCTTCTGAAACACGATAACAATTTCAAAGTTGTGTTGGAAAATTCTAACGCGACACCAATCCGTTACCACATAGGCAGCGGGTACGTTTGTTGCTTTTGCACGAATCAGTACACAGATCCGGCCGATTTAAAGGAGCACACGTTAAATTCACACGATTCAAAGGACAGACATCTTTACATGAAGAAGCAATCCCCGTACGGTTTTATACTTAAGGTCGACATCACATCACTAAAATGCAAACTTTGTGACGCTAGCCCTAAAACTCTGCCAGAACTTTTTGATCACTTGCAGAATGTGCACAAACAGATCATCTACACCGATGTGATTAATCATATAGTTCCGTTTAAGTTTGAAGACGATCAACTCAAGTGTGTAACGTGCGGTCTCGTTTTTGGAAAATTCAAAGGCTTGCAAGAACACATGAACACTCATTACAGGAACTACGTGTGTGACATATGCAACGCTGGATGTATTAATCGTAAAATTTTATCCAGACATATGATCTCACACAAGACCGGCGCGTTCAAATGCGACGAATGTCCAAAAGTCTTCAACAGTATCGAAAAGAAGAGGTTGCATGTGTACTCAGTGCACAAGAATAAGAATTTGCGCAGCAAATGTATTTATTGCGAAGAGAGATTCAACACCAATCACAAGAGAGACAGGCACATGACCAAAGCGCACGACGTGCCGCCTGTGATTAGGAAGTGTATGGCATGTGATAGAACGTTTACAAGTCAGAATGCTTTGAGGATCCACAACAAGAGAGACCATTTGATGGAGCGCCAGTACCGATGCACCGAATGCAGTATGAGTTTCTTCAATCGGTTTCAGTTGAAGATACACATGCTGAAGCACACTGGCAAGAAGGATTTTCAGTGCAACGTTTGTCTGAAGGCCTTCGGAAGGATGTACACTTTGCGGGAGCACATGCGCATCCATGCGGATGACAGACGCTTCAAATGTGAACACTGTGGCCGGGCTTTTGTACAGAAATGCAGCTTGCGGGGTCACATGCGTGCTATACATGGAGAGATCGACAAATAATAGACAGAGTCTTCTAAATTTCAACATTCAAGGAGGCATTTGGTTAAAATGTATCATATAAAATTTAGTAGAATGaattctttataataaaaaaataatgtctctAAACATTGCATCTGTCGCGTAGAATGCACATCGATAATTATGGAAGGTTTCTACATTCataaattgataaattattccttttttttatggTGACGTAATGAAATTATTCCACCATAATTAAGATTCTAAATTAAGTTCATCGATTTTAGAGATTTTGGTTATAGAGATTCTtagctacctacctaccttagcTTTTTTTACAATACTGTACATAACTACATCTagtatatatactcgtagtacgtGCTTCGGCATTTAGAAAGTTTGAATTTAGCGTTCTTCTCATCTAATtatattgcataaaataaaaaaaagaaatgcaaCTGTTCGACGATACTTCGAATGatctaattaaaacaataaaattttaagtacTTATCGgaactatttgtattttatgaaaatgtaatataaagaAAGTTCTCTGAATtaacctatttttttaattctctggaTTCTTAAACTACAATTAAATTacagcctttataatataattaacgcTAATTAAAATAGTTCTTGCGTTTTCAGTAGTCCGGTATTCTATCTCTCCTTAATAATAGAACGCACaaaataatttcgaaataagAGTAATAGTCGACGAAAGTAATTATATCGTTTTGTTTTGTAGGTAATCCGCGGTCGATCGTCAAAAGTGAAATAACCGACGATGTCAAGAAGAATCGTATAAAAGATAAAGTAAGAAGAGTAAAATCCAAGGAAAACAAAACCGGTGTCCTAAAACTGACAAAGACAACAATATTGAAAGGACTCACTGAAATGATTAAAGGAGTTACAATAATTCCAGAAAATACAGCCGCTTTTGTGAATATGCCTAATACAACCATTCTGAAAGGACTGTCTGAAACAATTAAACAAGCCGCGTCGGTTTCTGATGATAAAAATTCTATTGTTAAAATTTCGAACTCTATTAAAACTGAAGGATCTTCGAGGAAGACCAAAAGATCCGCATCTATACCTAAAAAATTATCAGATATTGCTATAATGTctaatataacaattaaaaagaTTGAGAAACCTGCACCAATATCAGAAAAGCAGAAACATAATTCTAATTTTGAAGTTATATTAGCGAATTCGAATGCAACGCCGATTCGAAGCCACGATGGGTTCACCTATATGTGTTGCTTCTGTACGGATAGCTATGCAATTCCTGCCGAGTTAAAGAACCATACTCTGTTGATGCACGATAATGGTGAAGACAGGCGGAACTTCATGCGAAAACAATCCTCGAGCGGTTACGTACTAAAGCTTGATATCACTCTGTTGAAATGTAAACTATGTAACGAGAGTATTGATACACTAGAATTATTGTTCGATCATTTGCAAAATTACCACAAACAGCTTGTCTATACTGATTTGAAGAATCAAATCATTCCTTTCAAATTTGGTGGTGAAGAGCTTCAGTGTGCGATCTGTCCTCTCGTAttcaacaaatacaaaattctgtTAGAACACATGCACACGCATTACAGAAACTACGTGTGCGAGACATGTGATTGTGGATTTATAAACCGCAGAGCAATGTTATCCCATAAGGAGTCACACAAAACTGGCACCTTCGAGTGTGGGAAATGCAGTAAAGTGTTCGCAACACACCAAAGGAGGAGAACTCACATGAACGCGGTGCACAAATTCAAGAACATGCCCAACAAATGTAACGTCTGCAACGAGAGGTTCAGAAGCAGTCCAATGAAAGACCAGCACATGATAAACGTGCACGGCATGACGCCATGCATCCGAAAATGCTTGGCGTGCGACAAAACGTTTACGAACCAAAACGCGTTGCGAATACACACCAAGAAGTATCACTTATTGGAAAGGAATCACCGTTGTACGGAGTGCGAAATGACGTTTTTCAAAGGGGAGCAATTGAAACACCACATGTTGAAGCATACTGGCGTGAAAGATTTCCAATGCGACGTTTGTTTGAAATGGTTCACCAGGAAGACAGTTCTGACTGAACACATGCGTATACATACAAACGATAGGCGTTTCACGTGCGTGCATTGCGGTCGTGGGTTCGTCCAGAAGTGTAGTTGGCGCGGACATATGCGTTCTGTGCACGGAGAGATAGACGATCGGATTGTGACCGCTTGATTTGAAAAttaccggccaagtgcgagccGGACTCGCGCGCAAAGGGTTCCTTAGCATTAACGGCAAAACAATCAAGTAATAGCGGTTTTTTAGTATTTGCTGGTTTGACCAACTATCAGGTTAAACAGCCTGGTGACCGTTGGCGTATTGAATTGAAaataaccggccaagtgcgagccGGACTCGCGCGCAAAGGGTTCCTTAGCATTGACGGCAAAACAATCAAGCAATTGcggttttttagtatttgtttgtACGACCAACTATCAGGGTTCGTGAgaatctaggattatttcctatgTCCCAGAATTCCATAtcagtagcccagaatcctagggtagCCACGGCTCAGTCGACATACCACATGTCTAAGGTCTcttatgtagggacttccaaacatcacgatcctcaGCCGCCtgaatccagcgaatccctgctacccgcttgatgtcgtcattccacctggcagggggtcggccaacactgcgcttactattgCGGgctcaccattccagcaccttgggaccccaacgtccatcggctcttcgaactatgtgccccgtccattgccacttcagcttcgcatcAAACAttacatcaatacatataaatacaatttaaattctaTCTAATTTCAAAATACCTGTTTTCTCATGTTTTATACGACagtaaaacacaatcaagcttttttgttaaattttcgtGTCTGTTTTTTCATATACAGATCTCTGGAAGGGccgatttaaatgggacttttactggtaGTTAGAGGAGGTATTGAACAACATACCTATTGTAAGCTAATTTTCATGTAGCTCAGTACTTTTAAAGTTATTCCCAGAAGAAATCATGGTT
Proteins encoded in this window:
- the LOC112047132 gene encoding zinc finger protein 583 isoform X5, producing MEGVLSDGMCRCCASEGSFKDFQVPYQWMGAEEIYANMLKDCFDLTLSISEEINNGGICEVCITQLRNACNFKRQVQKTEEKFKRKMEESSFKTDSIKMEVTRFDDDDSNMSADEFSSQEYEVPIKVEKLDEKPRKRQAAAKASTSKAKKSKASAETSVKRGRQLNAKKEITIHLDESTVKKNKKQRVKIEFIKIDSISERKHRKTEENSDVPVRELLKHDNNFKVVLENSNATPIRYHIGSGYVCCFCTNQYTDPADLKEHTLNSHDSKDRHLYMKKQSPYGFILKVDITSLKCKLCDASPKTLPELFDHLQNVHKQIIYTDVINHIVPFKFEDDQLKCVTCGLVFGKFKGLQEHMNTHYRNYVCDICNAGCINRKILSRHMISHKTGAFKCDECPKVFNSIEKKRLHVYSVHKNKNLRSKCIYCEERFNTNHKRDRHMTKAHDVPPVIRKCMACDRTFTSQNALRIHNKRDHLMERQYRCTECSMSFFNRFQLKIHMLKHTGKKDFQCNVCLKAFGRMYTLREHMRIHADDRRFKCEHCGRAFVQKCSLRGHMRAIHGEIDK
- the LOC112047132 gene encoding zinc finger protein 568 isoform X1, whose protein sequence is MEGVLSDGMCRCCASEGSFKDFQVPYQWMGAEEIYANMLKDCFDLTLSISEEINNGGICEVCITQLRNACNFKRQVQKTEEKFKRKMEESSFKTDSIKMEVTRFDDDDSNMSADEFSSQEYEVPIKVEKLDEKPRKRQAAAKASTSKAKKSKASAETSVKRNPRSIVKSEITDDVKKNRIKDKVRRVKSKENKTGVLKLTKTTILKGLTEMIKGVTIIPENTAAFVNMPNTTILKGLSETIKQAASVSDDKNSIVKISNSIKTEGSSRKTKRSASIPKKLSDIAIMSNITIKKIEKPAPISEKQKHNSNFEVILANSNATPIRSHDGFTYMCCFCTDSYAIPAELKNHTLLMHDNGEDRRNFMRKQSSSGYVLKLDITLLKCKLCNESIDTLELLFDHLQNYHKQLVYTDLKNQIIPFKFGGEELQCAICPLVFNKYKILLEHMHTHYRNYVCETCDCGFINRRAMLSHKESHKTGTFECGKCSKVFATHQRRRTHMNAVHKFKNMPNKCNVCNERFRSSPMKDQHMINVHGMTPCIRKCLACDKTFTNQNALRIHTKKYHLLERNHRCTECEMTFFKGEQLKHHMLKHTGVKDFQCDVCLKWFTRKTVLTEHMRIHTNDRRFTCVHCGRGFVQKCSWRGHMRSVHGEIDDRIVTA